A window of Clostridium botulinum BKT015925 contains these coding sequences:
- a CDS encoding thiamine diphosphokinase, which yields MRVVIISGGEAPTYSLIKRELKEESYLIAADSGANVLFKYDIFPQLIIGDLDSINKTALNYYKNRNTSIIEYPPEKDYTDTEIAVDKAIKLGADEIVLLGCTGSRIDHLFGNIGMLLKCLKAGVLAYIKDENNTIVLRDKSIKVKGERGMLFSLIPYGGDVDKLNIIGAKYPLRDYYLESGSPIGISNEFLEEEVEINFEKGKLLIVYPRD from the coding sequence ATGAGAGTAGTTATTATATCTGGGGGGGAAGCACCCACATATAGTTTAATTAAAAGAGAATTAAAAGAAGAATCATATTTAATAGCTGCTGATAGTGGAGCAAATGTATTATTTAAATATGATATATTTCCACAACTTATCATTGGAGATTTAGATTCTATTAACAAAACAGCATTAAATTATTACAAAAACAGAAATACTAGTATAATTGAGTATCCACCAGAAAAAGATTATACTGATACGGAAATCGCTGTTGATAAAGCTATTAAGTTAGGCGCTGATGAAATAGTTTTATTGGGGTGTACAGGCAGTAGAATTGATCACTTGTTTGGTAATATAGGTATGCTTTTAAAATGTTTAAAAGCAGGGGTATTAGCTTATATAAAAGATGAAAATAATACAATTGTTTTAAGAGATAAGTCTATTAAAGTAAAAGGTGAAAGAGGAATGTTATTTTCATTGATACCGTATGGTGGAGATGTAGACAAGTTAAATATAATTGGCGCTAAATATCCTCTTAGGGATTATTATTTAGAATCTGGAAGTCCTATTGGAATATCTAACGAATTTTTAGAAGAGGAAGTTGAGATTAACTTTGA